A genomic window from Salvia splendens isolate huo1 chromosome 11, SspV2, whole genome shotgun sequence includes:
- the LOC121754088 gene encoding plasmodesmata-located protein 6-like: MKMWVLAMVSIILTRSCYSSSSLNSFIYVGCSQLKYNPGSPYQSNLNSILTSIVNSASYANYNNFKVALPGSATADVTYGLFQCRGDLASGACRQCVADAVARLGATCAGATGGAMQLEGCFVRFDNASFVGVEDKTVAADKCGPMDDADSDAAARRDSVLAYLGAGGEYYRVSAAGKVQGVAQCVQDLSVAECQDCLSEAIQRLRTECGSAAWGDMFFAKCYARYSQRGYTAKPENDDEVEKTLAIFIGLVAGVAILVVFLSFLSKALDNKGGGK, encoded by the exons atgaagatGTGGGTATTGGCAATGGTGAGCATAATCCTAACAAGAAGCTGTTACAGCTCTTCTTCACTGAACTCATTCATATACGTAGGCTGCTCGCAGCTGAAATACAACCCGGGCAGCCCGTACCAATCCAACCTCAACTCAATTCTAACCTCCATCGTAAACTCCGCCTCCTACGCCAACTACAACAACTTCAAAGTGGCCCTCCCGGGCTCCGCCACGGCCGACGTCACCTACGGCCTCTTCCAGTGCCGCGGCGACCTCGCCAGCGGGGCCTGCCGCCAGTGCGTGGCGGACGCCGTGGCCCGCCTGGGGGCCACGTGCGCGGGCGCCACTGGCGGCGCGATGCAGCTGGAGGGCTGCTTCGTCCGCTTCGACAACGCGTCGTTCGTCGGGGTGGAGGACAAGACGGTGGCGGCGGACAAGTGCGGGCCGATGGATGATGCTGACTCGGACGCGGCGGCGCGGAGGGACTCGGTGCTGGCGTACCTGGGCGCGGGAGGGGAGTATTATCGGGTGAGCGCGGCCGGGAAGGTGCAGGGCGTGGCGCAGTGCGTGCAGGACCTGAGCGTGGCGGAGTGCCAGGATTGCTTGTCCGAGGCCATCCAGCGCCTCAGGACCGAGTGCGGCTCCGCTGCGTGGGGGGACATGTTCTTCGCCAAGTGCTACGCGCGTTACTCGCAGCGTGGATACACCGCCAAGCCGG AAAATGACGATGAAGTGGAGAAAACACTAGCCATTTTCATTGGACTTGTAGCTGGTGTAGCAATCCTCGTGgttttcctctctttcttgaGTAAAGCTCTAGATAACAAAG GTGGCGGCAAATAA